One Desulfobaccales bacterium genomic window, CTGCCTTCATTGATGCTGAACCCTACCTGCTTGTAATCGCAGGTTATGGTGCCTGCGAGCTTCTTGCCTAAAAATCCTTCCAAGTCAGCCAGAGTCAATTCATTTTGCCGGTCCCAGAAGTTTACCCAGACCTCGATATCGAGATCCTTTAGTTCCAAAAGGTTAAGGATTTCCAGCATCTTCTTGGCATTAGACAAGGCCGGAACGGATTGCGCAGTCACCAGCATCAAAATATCGGAGAGTTCCAAAGCCTTAAGAGTAATCTCATCGAATTGATGACAACAATCTATCAGGATAGTGCGGAATCCCAGGTTTTCCCTGATGAATCGGATAATCTTCTCCAGGTGGCCGGCGTTGATGGCCTCAGCTTCTTCCAGACGGGCCGGTGCAGGCAGAAGATAACAATTATTTTCGACTCGATAGAGGATATTTTGTAAATAAGCATTGTCCAAGCGTTCCAGATTTTCTACCAACTCGGTCATGGTGTGTTCAGGGTGGACATCGAAAAGATAGTTTAGTTGACTGAATCCCAAATCCAGGTCCACAACCAGCACCTTGCCCCGACCTTCCTGGGCCAGGAGGCTTGCAACATTGGCAACCAGAAAAGTGGTGCCTAC contains:
- a CDS encoding AAA family ATPase; its protein translation is FIFSIFFHDPANQEYLRQIIDASGNGQLVDSQDLNHLPIQAVNGTDVVFLEYQENNPQLDQWIETTAADPHSPAIFLYFKEISTTNLWKALRLGAKECFTFPIKEEDFQNAVQRIVSRTEIRQAQAKPTQVISFLGCKGGVGTTFLVANVASLLAQEGRGKVLVVDLDLGFSQLNYLFDVHPEHTMTELVENLERLDNAYLQNILYRVENNCYLLPAPARLEEAEAINAGHLEKIIRFIRENLGFRTILIDCCHQFDEITLKALELSDILMLVTAQSVPALSNAKKMLEILNLLELKDLDIEVWVNFWDRQNELTLADLEGFLGKKLAGTITCDYKQVGFSINEGRPLVQGSRRHPIFEELKLMAGNISKDKTLKTTNGSGWKWLPRLWGKK